A stretch of the Actinomyces faecalis genome encodes the following:
- a CDS encoding PucR family transcriptional regulator, whose translation MKDLSAPAVAALRQAQEPIIEHALDRISAAHPWYRTLADSSRKQIAAVARLGVTMFVDSIEFPDTAGAPGKIFSVAPAALTGVITLEQTLSLVRTALDVVVEEAPQAVPEEDHDVLTVLALTFGRDVGFAAAEVYAQAAEARGAWDARLESVAVDSMLHDSPEETVSRAGSAGWSGTGPVVAIAARASLDAIAASRLRHEGRQHAHDCLVSVRGDSVIVILGGLSEGAQPSGSPEQAVDAAATTIARQLDGVAVLGPVVGGVSQAGRSLRSAMAGLRALPGWAQAPSPVRADDLLPERLLLGDELAAERVETLVREPLRAMGEPFEETVATYLALGRSLEATARELFVHANTVRYRLGRVSEVTGWDATDARDSLVLHLAIIAGRLRESEQP comes from the coding sequence ATGAAGGACCTCAGTGCACCCGCGGTCGCTGCCCTGCGCCAGGCCCAGGAGCCCATCATCGAGCACGCCCTGGACCGTATCAGTGCCGCGCACCCGTGGTACCGCACGCTGGCTGACTCCTCACGCAAGCAGATCGCAGCCGTCGCACGGCTGGGCGTGACCATGTTCGTCGACTCCATCGAGTTCCCGGACACCGCCGGCGCGCCGGGCAAGATCTTCTCCGTGGCGCCGGCGGCCCTGACAGGCGTCATCACCCTGGAGCAGACCCTCAGCCTCGTGCGCACGGCCCTCGACGTGGTGGTCGAGGAGGCCCCGCAGGCCGTTCCCGAGGAGGACCACGACGTCCTGACCGTCCTGGCCCTCACCTTCGGTCGCGACGTCGGCTTCGCAGCCGCGGAGGTCTACGCCCAGGCCGCAGAGGCTCGCGGCGCCTGGGACGCCCGCCTTGAGTCGGTCGCTGTGGACTCCATGCTCCACGACTCCCCCGAGGAGACCGTCTCCCGCGCTGGGTCGGCCGGATGGAGTGGAACGGGTCCGGTGGTCGCCATCGCGGCTCGTGCGAGCCTGGACGCGATCGCCGCCTCCCGGCTGCGCCACGAGGGACGCCAGCACGCCCACGACTGTCTGGTCTCCGTGCGCGGGGACTCGGTCATCGTCATCCTGGGCGGGTTGTCCGAAGGCGCTCAGCCCTCAGGCAGCCCTGAGCAGGCGGTCGACGCCGCGGCCACCACGATCGCCCGCCAGCTCGACGGCGTCGCGGTGCTCGGACCAGTGGTGGGCGGCGTGAGCCAGGCGGGCCGTTCGCTGCGCTCGGCCATGGCCGGCCTACGCGCCCTGCCGGGCTGGGCACAGGCCCCCAGCCCCGTCCGCGCCGACGACCTCCTGCCTGAGCGTCTGCTGCTGGGCGACGAGCTCGCCGCCGAGCGGGTCGAGACCTTGGTCCGCGAACCGCTACGCGCCATGGGAGAACCCTTTGAGGAGACGGTGGCGACCTACCTCGCTCTGGGCAGGAGCCTGGAGGCTACCGCACGCGAGCTGTTCGTCCACGCCAACACCGTGCGATACCGGCTGGGACGGGTCAGTGAGGTCACGGGGTGGGACGCCACCGATGCCCGCGACAGCCTGGTCCTGCACCTGGCGATCATCGCCGGCCGCCTGCGTGAGAGCGAGCAGCCGTGA
- a CDS encoding ACP S-malonyltransferase, with protein MKTTPPPAYAPAQCAAPAAHDTLLALSLPAGAAVLCPGQGSQRPGMLTPWLGAAEDRCPGMLAAMSQAAGTDLEVLGSQGQAEELRPTEIAQPLTVATSLACAVATGLAQPVLVHPGLTQEPGRSVPLVAGHSLGYLTALALAGVLSPAQAVGLATLRGRAMARCAREHDGGMTALVGGRREEVLEAVARAGLAAANVNGASQVVASGSREALAALAPPAGVRALPLAVAGAFHSPAMAGARAEVADAVARLPRRHPTAVLIDDSDGVAHLPPEGSDGLVEVVPAKITAPVRWDLVQDTLAAQGATWLIELAPAGALAGFARRDLPDAHLTRLRSPEDELTPPAPA; from the coding sequence GTGAAGACGACGCCACCGCCTGCGTACGCCCCTGCGCAGTGCGCCGCTCCCGCTGCCCACGACACGCTCCTGGCTCTCAGCCTTCCGGCTGGCGCCGCCGTCCTGTGCCCGGGACAGGGCTCTCAGCGCCCGGGCATGCTCACGCCCTGGCTCGGTGCTGCCGAGGACCGCTGCCCCGGCATGCTGGCCGCCATGAGCCAGGCCGCAGGAACCGACCTGGAGGTCCTGGGCAGCCAGGGACAGGCCGAGGAGCTGCGCCCCACGGAGATCGCCCAGCCGCTGACCGTGGCGACCTCCCTCGCCTGTGCTGTCGCGACAGGTCTGGCTCAACCGGTCCTCGTCCACCCTGGCCTCACTCAGGAGCCTGGCCGCTCAGTACCGCTGGTCGCCGGGCACTCCCTCGGATACCTCACCGCACTGGCCCTCGCCGGCGTGCTCTCCCCCGCGCAGGCCGTCGGGCTGGCTACGCTGCGCGGACGGGCGATGGCCCGGTGCGCGCGTGAGCACGACGGTGGCATGACCGCACTGGTCGGTGGCAGGAGGGAGGAGGTCCTGGAGGCCGTCGCCAGGGCGGGACTGGCTGCGGCCAACGTCAACGGGGCCTCGCAGGTCGTGGCCTCGGGAAGCCGTGAGGCGCTTGCGGCGCTCGCGCCTCCTGCGGGTGTACGCGCGCTGCCCCTGGCGGTAGCCGGGGCCTTCCACTCCCCTGCCATGGCGGGTGCCCGAGCCGAGGTGGCCGACGCCGTCGCCCGGCTTCCCCGACGCCACCCCACCGCTGTACTCATCGACGACTCCGACGGCGTCGCTCACCTTCCCCCGGAAGGATCAGACGGCCTGGTGGAGGTGGTGCCGGCCAAGATCACCGCCCCCGTGCGCTGGGATCTGGTTCAGGACACCCTGGCGGCGCAAGGTGCCACGTGGCTCATCGAGCTCGCACCGGCCGGAGCCCTGGCCGGCTTCGCACGCCGGGACCTGCCGGACGCGCACCTGACCCGTCTTCGTTCCCCCGAGGACGAGCTGACCCCACCCGCCCCGGCCTGA
- a CDS encoding acyl carrier protein, whose translation MPEQTDVLAAVAEITAEEAGVEPSTITPGSRFADDLDIDSLGLLTIATQVEERFGVTLDDSLIPTLPTVGSLVELVTSQKQG comes from the coding sequence ATGCCCGAGCAGACCGACGTCCTCGCCGCTGTCGCCGAGATCACCGCGGAGGAGGCCGGCGTCGAGCCCTCCACGATCACGCCGGGCTCCCGGTTCGCCGACGACCTCGACATCGACTCCCTGGGCCTGCTCACCATCGCCACCCAGGTCGAGGAGCGCTTCGGCGTCACGCTCGACGACTCCCTCATCCCCACCCTGCCGACCGTCGGCTCGCTCGTCGAGCTCGTGACCTCGCAGAAGCAGGGCTGA
- a CDS encoding beta-ketoacyl-[acyl-carrier-protein] synthase family protein — protein MAGSAASGPRAQDLPPRTVVVTGLGTTNPLGGDVASTWQALREGRCAVQPLEEAWAWEHDLPVRVAAPLAVEPQTLLTPKEHRRLDRASQCALLAARQAWEQAFGAAEDLRAAVDGERLAVSVSPGMGPVLSVMEAWDTLREKGPRRVLPTAVPALMPNAPAASVGIELGARAGIHAPVSACASGAEAIAYGADLIELGRADVVVAGGTDAALHPMTVAAFAAMRALSTRSEDATTASRPFAPDRDGFVLGEGAGVLVLESAEHAAARDAQVLAVLAGAAVTADAYDVARPEPGGAQQERALRAALARAGVEPSALGHVNVHATSTPAGDVVEAQVLARTVPAAAVCATKSATGHLLGGAGGLEAVLTVMALVEGWLPPTLLPGGIDPQIAALGLDVVGPSGRQVPGLTTAASTSFGFGGHDVALVLTR, from the coding sequence ATGGCGGGCTCGGCTGCCTCCGGGCCGCGGGCTCAGGACCTGCCGCCGCGCACCGTCGTCGTGACAGGGCTGGGCACCACCAACCCGCTGGGCGGGGACGTGGCATCGACCTGGCAGGCGCTGCGCGAGGGGCGCTGCGCCGTGCAGCCGCTGGAGGAGGCCTGGGCGTGGGAGCACGACCTCCCTGTCCGTGTCGCGGCCCCTCTGGCTGTCGAGCCGCAGACGCTACTGACGCCCAAGGAGCATCGGCGCCTGGACCGGGCGAGCCAGTGCGCGCTGCTGGCGGCACGTCAGGCCTGGGAGCAGGCGTTCGGGGCAGCCGAGGACCTCAGGGCCGCAGTCGACGGCGAGCGGCTGGCGGTCTCGGTCTCACCAGGGATGGGACCGGTGCTCTCGGTCATGGAGGCGTGGGACACCCTGCGGGAGAAGGGCCCGCGCCGGGTGCTGCCGACGGCAGTGCCTGCGCTGATGCCCAACGCTCCGGCCGCGAGCGTCGGTATCGAGCTGGGTGCCAGAGCAGGCATCCACGCTCCGGTCTCGGCCTGCGCCTCAGGTGCCGAGGCGATCGCCTACGGCGCTGATCTCATTGAGCTCGGACGCGCCGACGTGGTCGTCGCTGGTGGCACGGACGCTGCCCTGCACCCCATGACCGTCGCTGCCTTCGCTGCGATGCGAGCGCTGTCCACCCGCAGTGAGGACGCGACGACGGCGTCGCGCCCCTTCGCTCCTGACCGTGACGGATTCGTGCTCGGCGAGGGCGCCGGCGTGCTCGTCCTGGAGTCCGCCGAGCACGCCGCCGCACGCGACGCGCAGGTACTGGCGGTTCTGGCCGGCGCGGCTGTGACGGCGGACGCCTACGACGTCGCACGGCCGGAGCCCGGCGGGGCCCAGCAGGAGCGGGCCCTGCGCGCCGCGCTCGCGCGTGCTGGTGTCGAGCCCAGCGCCCTTGGACACGTCAACGTCCACGCGACCTCGACGCCCGCTGGCGACGTGGTGGAGGCCCAGGTACTCGCGCGCACGGTGCCCGCAGCGGCCGTCTGCGCGACGAAGTCAGCCACCGGTCACCTGCTCGGCGGCGCTGGCGGCTTGGAGGCGGTGCTCACCGTCATGGCACTGGTGGAGGGATGGCTGCCACCGACCTTGCTCCCCGGCGGCATCGACCCGCAGATCGCCGCGCTCGGCCTCGACGTCGTCGGCCCGTCAGGCCGCCAGGTGCCGGGGCTCACCACCGCGGCGAGCACCTCCTTCGGCTTCGGCGGCCACGACGTCGCCCTCGTCCTCACACGCTAG
- a CDS encoding DUF3145 domain-containing protein produces the protein MNGAYTRGVLFVHSAPRALCPHIEWAAAEVLGSRVHLDWTEQPAAPGMLRAETSWVGAVGTGARLTSALRGWANLRYEVTEEAAPGSDGGRWSHTPDLGIFHAQTDVHGNVVVPEDRIRAALAHASQPEVMRRELDLALGQAWDDELEPFRYAGAGAPVRWLHRVG, from the coding sequence GTGAACGGTGCCTACACCCGCGGTGTTCTTTTCGTGCACTCTGCGCCTCGCGCGCTGTGCCCGCACATCGAGTGGGCGGCGGCTGAGGTGCTGGGCTCTCGCGTCCACCTGGACTGGACCGAGCAGCCTGCCGCCCCTGGCATGCTGCGTGCGGAGACGAGCTGGGTGGGGGCGGTCGGTACCGGTGCCAGGCTCACCAGCGCTCTGCGAGGCTGGGCGAACCTGCGCTACGAGGTCACCGAGGAGGCGGCCCCCGGCTCTGACGGCGGCCGCTGGTCCCACACGCCTGACCTGGGGATCTTCCACGCCCAGACGGATGTGCACGGCAACGTCGTGGTGCCGGAGGACCGCATCCGTGCGGCGCTTGCGCACGCGTCCCAGCCCGAGGTGATGCGCCGCGAGCTGGACCTGGCGCTCGGCCAGGCCTGGGACGACGAGCTGGAGCCCTTCCGCTACGCAGGTGCCGGCGCACCGGTGCGCTGGCTGCACCGGGTCGGGTAG
- the def gene encoding peptide deformylase — protein sequence MAYRDIRIIGDPVLRTECEWITDIDDSVKQLVEDLLETVDEDGRAGLAANQIGVGLRAFSWNIDGEIGYILNPRLDELSLDEYQDGDEGCLSVPGLWYPTKRAWYARATGIDLDGKEVVVEGEELMGRCIQHECDHLEGLLYLDRLDRRNRAKAMKDLRSQGL from the coding sequence ATGGCATACCGCGACATCCGTATCATCGGCGACCCGGTCCTGCGCACCGAGTGCGAGTGGATCACTGACATCGACGACTCGGTCAAGCAGCTCGTTGAGGACCTGCTGGAGACCGTGGACGAGGACGGCCGTGCGGGCCTGGCCGCTAACCAGATCGGCGTGGGACTGCGTGCCTTCTCCTGGAACATCGACGGCGAGATCGGCTACATCCTCAACCCTCGTCTCGATGAGCTGAGCCTTGACGAGTACCAGGACGGGGACGAGGGCTGCTTGTCCGTTCCCGGCCTGTGGTACCCCACGAAGCGTGCCTGGTACGCGCGTGCGACGGGCATCGACCTGGACGGCAAGGAGGTCGTGGTCGAGGGCGAGGAGCTCATGGGCCGCTGCATCCAGCACGAGTGCGACCACCTGGAGGGCCTTCTCTATCTGGACCGCCTGGACCGTAGGAACCGGGCCAAGGCGATGAAGGACCTGCGCTCCCAGGGCCTGTGA
- a CDS encoding glycosidase — protein sequence MMTTTTLVHRASSGPIEWWRDGLVYEIASPELGAADLAGAHRMLDHVVSLGFTALLLRPSLLDTATEIDSFRRLTDQAHERGLRVVVRVSGALGPVTGAHVHDDDRFVVGAERSGEGIIGRAEAFLAAGADGVDLGTIIPPEVDERTDLRRLTEYFTLLHGLVAMHVEDGILGADVSADYPDTMRHHLQEDWLHHLRDDALTLTRWDVDSLTRHITSSLAEHDRFGAPPVWRYLPSFCLSEATDPGDGRRWFGVSGQERRRRGLSMQALMLALPGALYLRQGDEIALLDQDKPESPMELAALVGAHAHTQASQFGSPLATVRHATRLRRERRLATSTLAFVTGLEWCPPQALTMLVRDVVVLVNTTDQAVALPEQASVLLSSQQLEQKDGLLQVPASTTAWLDAATVR from the coding sequence GTGATGACCACGACAACGCTCGTCCACCGTGCGTCCTCAGGGCCGATCGAGTGGTGGCGTGACGGGCTGGTCTATGAGATCGCCTCACCTGAGCTCGGTGCGGCTGACCTGGCTGGTGCCCACCGCATGCTCGATCACGTCGTCTCCCTCGGATTCACCGCGCTGCTGCTGCGCCCGAGCCTGCTGGACACAGCCACCGAGATCGACTCCTTCCGCCGCCTGACTGACCAGGCGCACGAGCGCGGCCTGCGCGTGGTGGTACGCGTGTCCGGCGCGCTGGGGCCGGTCACCGGCGCGCACGTGCACGACGACGACCGCTTCGTCGTGGGCGCCGAGCGCAGCGGCGAAGGGATCATCGGGCGTGCCGAGGCCTTCCTGGCAGCGGGTGCTGACGGCGTGGACCTGGGCACGATCATCCCGCCCGAGGTCGATGAGCGCACGGACCTGCGACGCCTGACGGAGTACTTCACCCTCCTCCACGGCCTGGTGGCCATGCACGTCGAGGACGGGATCCTGGGGGCGGACGTCTCCGCCGACTACCCGGACACGATGCGCCACCACCTGCAGGAGGACTGGCTGCACCACCTGCGCGACGACGCCCTGACGCTCACGCGCTGGGACGTGGACTCTCTGACGCGCCACATCACGAGCTCGCTCGCTGAGCACGACCGCTTCGGCGCTCCGCCGGTGTGGCGCTACCTGCCCAGCTTCTGCCTGAGCGAGGCGACCGACCCCGGTGACGGCCGACGCTGGTTCGGTGTGTCAGGTCAGGAGCGCCGTCGTCGAGGGCTGTCGATGCAGGCGCTCATGCTGGCCCTGCCGGGGGCGCTCTATCTGCGCCAGGGTGATGAGATCGCCCTGCTGGACCAGGACAAGCCGGAGTCCCCGATGGAGCTGGCGGCGCTGGTGGGCGCTCACGCCCACACCCAGGCCAGCCAGTTCGGCTCGCCCCTGGCCACGGTGCGTCATGCCACGCGCCTGCGCCGGGAGCGCAGGCTGGCGACCTCGACCCTCGCCTTCGTCACCGGCCTGGAGTGGTGCCCTCCGCAGGCCCTCACCATGCTGGTGCGTGACGTGGTCGTCCTGGTCAACACCACTGACCAGGCGGTGGCGCTGCCTGAGCAGGCCTCGGTGCTGCTCAGCTCTCAGCAGCTGGAGCAGAAGGACGGTCTGCTGCAGGTGCCGGCCTCGACCACGGCCTGGCTCGACGCCGCGACGGTCCGTTAG
- a CDS encoding deoxyguanosinetriphosphate triphosphohydrolase, producing the protein MSSPEHVLAHSLAAAGEDQGDLVGYHAHDVERFVTEAAKNPQRTPFERDRARVLHSSALRRLGAKTQVLGPSADDFVRTRLTHSLEVAQVGRAIGQALGCDPDVVDAACLAHDLGHPPYGHNGEKALDQVAASIGGFEGNAQTLRLLTRLEPKTLDGSGHSVGLNLTRASLDAVAKYPWAKGEGPGGPEGKSSRKYCCYDDDREVFDWMRTGAPADRRCLEAQVMDFSDDVGYSVHDVEDAIALGKMDPAALRRAAEGQAVVEATLSWYGNDLDGDELEDAWRRLTSLDSWIDGYSGSVADAAGLKNMTSQLIGRFVSDVARATREVFGDGPLARYDADLVLPERTRAEILVLKGAAVRYVMAPREHEPVYLRQRTELFDLADALSTSGDRHLEPVFAEAWRQAGDDAGRLRAVVDQVASLTDTSARQWHARLCGMFSEV; encoded by the coding sequence ATGTCGTCACCCGAGCACGTCCTTGCCCACTCCCTAGCCGCTGCCGGAGAGGACCAGGGCGACCTCGTCGGCTACCACGCCCACGACGTCGAGCGCTTCGTGACCGAGGCCGCGAAAAACCCTCAGCGCACCCCCTTCGAGCGCGACCGCGCACGTGTGCTCCACTCCTCCGCACTGCGACGACTGGGTGCCAAGACGCAGGTACTGGGTCCTTCCGCTGACGACTTCGTGCGTACACGTCTCACCCACTCCCTGGAGGTGGCCCAGGTCGGACGCGCGATCGGACAGGCGCTGGGGTGCGACCCTGACGTCGTCGACGCTGCGTGCCTGGCCCACGACCTGGGCCACCCGCCCTACGGCCACAACGGCGAGAAGGCCCTGGACCAGGTAGCCGCCTCGATCGGGGGCTTCGAGGGCAACGCCCAGACTCTGCGCCTGCTCACACGCCTGGAGCCCAAGACCCTGGACGGCTCCGGGCACAGCGTGGGCCTCAACCTCACCCGGGCGAGCCTGGACGCCGTGGCCAAGTACCCCTGGGCCAAGGGCGAGGGACCAGGCGGGCCGGAGGGCAAGAGCTCACGCAAGTACTGCTGCTACGACGACGACCGTGAGGTCTTCGACTGGATGCGCACCGGTGCTCCGGCCGACCGGCGCTGCCTGGAGGCTCAGGTCATGGACTTCTCTGACGACGTGGGATACTCCGTCCACGACGTCGAGGACGCGATCGCGCTGGGGAAGATGGACCCGGCTGCCCTGCGCAGGGCGGCCGAGGGGCAGGCCGTGGTCGAGGCGACGCTCAGCTGGTACGGCAACGACCTCGACGGCGACGAGCTGGAGGACGCCTGGCGCAGGCTCACGTCCCTGGACAGCTGGATCGACGGCTACAGCGGTTCCGTGGCCGACGCGGCGGGGCTGAAGAACATGACGAGCCAGCTCATCGGGCGCTTCGTCTCCGACGTCGCCCGAGCCACCCGTGAGGTCTTCGGGGACGGCCCCCTGGCCCGCTACGACGCCGACCTCGTCCTCCCCGAGCGCACACGCGCCGAGATCCTCGTCCTCAAGGGCGCTGCCGTGCGCTACGTCATGGCTCCCCGCGAGCACGAGCCGGTCTACCTGCGCCAGCGCACTGAGCTGTTCGACCTCGCTGACGCGCTGAGCACGTCCGGAGACAGGCACCTGGAGCCAGTCTTCGCCGAGGCCTGGCGGCAGGCGGGTGACGACGCCGGGAGGCTGCGTGCCGTCGTCGACCAAGTGGCCTCTCTCACTGACACCTCAGCCCGTCAGTGGCACGCCCGTCTGTGCGGGATGTTCTCGGAGGTCTAG
- the dnaG gene encoding DNA primase: MAGLIKREDIEAVRERARIEDVVGEHVTLKSGGVGSMKGLCPFHDEKTPSFHVRPQLGLWHCFGCGEGGDVISFVEKVNHLSFAEAVEYLAGRVGVQLRYEDSSGDVRRGVEPGTRHRLLEANRVAEEWFRAQLSPANPAAAAAGRFLYGRGFDDAALARFGVGYAPAGWDNLAGHLRSKGFTEAELVASGLCGQGGSGGGRVYDRFRDRIMWPIRDVTGATVGFGGRRLSDEDKTVPKYLNTPETAIYHKSQVLYGLDLAKKDIASQHRVVVVEGYTDVMAAHLSGVTVAVATCGTAFGEDHVRIVRRLLGDSADPSAGVVMGNRVRGGEVIFTFDGDAAGQKAALRAYGEDQHFAAQTFVAVEPHGLDPCDLRLEEGNQGIPRLLERRKPLFEFVIRTCLADLDLDTAEGRVHGLRTAAPVVAGIRDRALRREYARRLAGWVALPEADVLRAVQSAERRGGGASQGTTGGGDAVLGTDARRPALEPVTDQVTALERQALATMVQQPLAAARAGADTIEAAAFSNAVHRAAFEAIEAAGGVSRMQDEVAALTAGGMGVKEVERTAFAHWVEQVRLGATSQIDAALTALAVVTLPVSTRRGSQEIDADALERYARDVVTSLARMGVNRRLTELRGRQKRMSAEDPGYRELFEEIVGLENKRMQLSRQG, encoded by the coding sequence ATGGCGGGACTGATCAAGCGCGAGGACATCGAGGCGGTGCGTGAGCGCGCCAGGATCGAGGACGTCGTCGGCGAGCACGTCACGCTCAAGAGCGGCGGTGTGGGCTCGATGAAGGGCCTGTGCCCCTTCCACGACGAGAAGACCCCCTCCTTCCACGTCCGGCCGCAGCTGGGCCTGTGGCACTGCTTCGGCTGCGGGGAGGGCGGGGACGTCATCTCCTTCGTGGAGAAGGTCAACCACCTGTCCTTCGCTGAGGCCGTGGAGTACCTGGCCGGGAGGGTCGGGGTCCAGCTGCGCTACGAGGACTCCTCCGGAGACGTGCGCCGCGGCGTCGAGCCCGGCACCCGCCATCGCCTGCTGGAGGCCAACCGCGTGGCGGAGGAGTGGTTCCGCGCCCAGCTCTCCCCTGCCAACCCTGCCGCCGCTGCCGCCGGACGCTTCCTGTACGGTCGGGGGTTCGACGACGCGGCCCTGGCCCGCTTCGGGGTCGGCTACGCCCCGGCGGGGTGGGACAACCTGGCGGGTCACCTGCGTTCGAAGGGCTTCACCGAGGCTGAGCTCGTCGCCTCCGGCCTGTGCGGGCAGGGGGGATCTGGAGGCGGCCGGGTCTACGACCGCTTTCGGGACCGGATCATGTGGCCCATCCGGGACGTGACCGGCGCGACCGTCGGCTTCGGAGGCCGCCGGCTGAGCGACGAGGACAAGACGGTCCCCAAGTACCTCAACACCCCGGAGACCGCGATCTACCACAAGAGCCAGGTCCTCTACGGGCTGGACCTGGCCAAGAAGGACATCGCCAGCCAGCACCGCGTGGTGGTGGTCGAGGGGTACACGGACGTCATGGCTGCCCACCTGTCCGGTGTGACGGTCGCGGTGGCGACCTGCGGGACGGCCTTCGGCGAGGACCACGTGCGGATCGTGCGACGCCTGCTGGGAGACAGCGCCGACCCCTCAGCCGGCGTCGTCATGGGCAACCGCGTGCGCGGAGGGGAGGTCATCTTCACCTTTGACGGGGACGCGGCCGGTCAGAAGGCAGCCCTGCGCGCCTACGGCGAGGACCAGCACTTCGCGGCCCAGACCTTCGTCGCCGTCGAGCCGCACGGGTTGGACCCGTGTGACCTGAGGCTGGAGGAGGGCAACCAGGGAATTCCCCGGCTGCTGGAGCGGCGCAAGCCCTTGTTCGAGTTCGTCATCCGTACCTGCCTGGCTGACCTGGACCTGGACACTGCCGAGGGGCGTGTGCATGGCCTGCGAACGGCGGCGCCGGTCGTGGCCGGGATCCGGGACCGGGCGCTGCGCCGCGAGTACGCCCGGCGCCTGGCCGGCTGGGTGGCCCTGCCTGAGGCTGACGTGCTGCGCGCCGTGCAGTCCGCTGAGCGCCGTGGAGGCGGGGCCTCTCAGGGCACGACCGGCGGCGGGGACGCGGTCCTGGGCACCGACGCACGACGTCCGGCCCTGGAGCCGGTGACGGACCAGGTCACGGCCCTGGAGCGTCAGGCCCTGGCGACGATGGTCCAGCAGCCTCTGGCGGCCGCGAGAGCGGGAGCGGACACGATCGAGGCCGCCGCCTTCTCCAACGCGGTTCACCGTGCCGCCTTCGAGGCCATCGAGGCCGCTGGAGGGGTGAGCCGGATGCAGGACGAGGTCGCAGCGCTCACGGCCGGCGGCATGGGCGTCAAGGAGGTCGAGCGCACCGCCTTCGCCCACTGGGTGGAGCAGGTGCGTCTGGGAGCCACCTCACAGATCGACGCTGCTCTCACGGCGCTGGCTGTCGTGACCCTCCCTGTCTCGACGCGCCGCGGCTCGCAGGAGATCGATGCCGACGCCCTGGAGCGCTACGCGCGCGACGTGGTGACATCCCTGGCCCGTATGGGGGTCAACCGGAGGCTCACCGAGCTACGTGGCCGGCAGAAGCGTATGTCCGCGGAGGACCCGGGGTACCGCGAGCTCTTCGAGGAGATCGTGGGCCTGGAGAACAAGCGCATGCAGCTGAGCCGGCAGGGCTGA
- a CDS encoding tyrosine-type recombinase/integrase, giving the protein MEYTNDDPRSKPVPLPWREPLGAWRAAMVAAGASHQTLRVRTYWITALARHTGTGPWDVTDDALIAWAGRTAWSSETRRSAYASVRKFYDWALRAGRTSHDPSTALPRVRESQPSPHPCPDLVLTQAAAHAPDDVALMITIASRLGLRRGEVARIHAQDLSEDLLGHSLLVHGKGGRERTVPVTDDLARTIRERAGGGWLFPGRVGGHLSPDTVGRKVARALPQGWSMHSLRHRFGTVAYERSQDLMAVQRLLGHASPKTTQRYVATDARRLRAVAAAA; this is encoded by the coding sequence ATGGAATACACCAACGACGACCCCCGGTCCAAGCCCGTCCCCCTCCCCTGGCGCGAGCCCCTCGGCGCATGGCGCGCCGCCATGGTCGCAGCAGGAGCATCCCACCAGACACTGCGAGTGCGCACCTACTGGATCACGGCCCTCGCCCGGCACACAGGAACCGGCCCATGGGACGTCACCGACGACGCCCTCATCGCATGGGCAGGACGAACCGCATGGTCCTCCGAGACCAGACGATCCGCCTACGCCTCAGTACGCAAGTTCTACGACTGGGCACTCAGAGCCGGACGCACCAGCCACGACCCCTCCACCGCGCTACCACGCGTCAGAGAGTCCCAGCCCTCACCACACCCCTGCCCCGACCTCGTACTCACCCAGGCGGCCGCCCACGCGCCCGACGACGTGGCACTCATGATCACCATCGCCTCCAGGCTCGGTCTACGACGCGGCGAGGTCGCCCGCATACACGCCCAGGACCTGAGCGAAGACCTCCTGGGACACAGCCTCCTCGTCCACGGCAAAGGAGGCCGCGAGCGCACTGTGCCCGTCACTGACGACCTGGCCCGGACGATCCGAGAGCGGGCTGGTGGAGGGTGGCTCTTCCCGGGGAGGGTCGGCGGGCACCTGTCACCTGACACCGTGGGGCGCAAGGTCGCCCGGGCCCTACCGCAGGGGTGGTCTATGCACTCCCTACGGCACCGGTTCGGGACGGTGGCCTATGAGCGCAGCCAGGACCTGATGGCGGTCCAGAGGCTGCTGGGTCACGCCTCTCCCAAGACGACCCAGCGGTACGTGGCCACAGACGCCCGGAGGCTGCGTGCCGTCGCCGCCGCGGCATAG
- a CDS encoding DUF2283 domain-containing protein — protein sequence MSAPHRTVTLDPEVRACYISLSDDPIAETFEYSEDVFVDLNEMGVAVGIEVLNLNAKFPLHDLTRALHIHSKDEPFLASFLPNLAVSLRFDAASAADSTIMARTSSARQPA from the coding sequence ATGAGCGCACCGCACCGCACCGTCACGCTCGACCCTGAGGTCCGCGCCTGTTACATCTCGCTGTCTGACGACCCGATCGCTGAGACGTTTGAGTACTCCGAGGACGTCTTCGTCGACCTCAACGAGATGGGGGTCGCCGTCGGTATCGAGGTCCTCAACCTCAACGCGAAGTTCCCGCTCCATGACCTGACCCGGGCACTGCACATTCACTCCAAGGACGAGCCGTTCTTGGCGTCGTTCCTGCCGAACCTGGCTGTGTCCCTGCGGTTCGACGCGGCTTCGGCTGCGGACTCGACGATCATGGCCCGTACCTCGAGCGCGCGTCAGCCCGCCTAA